The following proteins are co-located in the Doryrhamphus excisus isolate RoL2022-K1 chromosome 15, RoL_Dexc_1.0, whole genome shotgun sequence genome:
- the LOC131103488 gene encoding charged multivesicular body protein 6-like, with the protein MGNVFGGKSRPSRVTEQDKAVLQLKQQRDKLKQYQKRITLQLDKEHLLAKQLLKDGRKEKALLLLKKKRYQDQLLDKTENQISNLERMVQDIEFMQIELKVIEGLKAGNDCLRSMHQIMSIEDVERILDETQEAIEYQKQIDDMLAGVLTQDDEDAVLAELEAITQGEDIELPDVPAEPITEEASTQPERRARNTEQEMLSV; encoded by the exons ATGGGAAACGTGTTTGGGGGAAAGAGTCGGCCTTCACGCGTCACGGAACAGGACAAAGCCGTTTTG CAATTGAAGCAGCAGAGGGATAAACTAAAGCAGTATCAAAAGAGGATCACCCTCCAGCTGGACAAAGAGCATCTTCTCGCCAAGCAGCTGCTCAAAGATGGCAGAAAAGA AAAGGCCCTGCTGCTACTGAAGAAGAAGCGCTATCAGGATCAGCTCCTGGACAAGACAGAAAATCAGATCTCAAACCTTGAGCGAATG GTTCAAGATATCGAGTTCATGCAAATTGAGCTGAAAGTCATCGAGGGGCTGAAAGCTGGCAATGATTGTCTGAGGAGTATGCACCAG ATCATGTCAATAGAAGATGTGGAGAGAATCCTAGATGAGACCCAGGAAGCAATTGAGTATCAAAAG CAAATTGATGACATGCTGGCAGGAGTGTTGACACAAGATGACGAGGACGCTGTTTTGGCTGAATTGGAGGCCATTACTCAG GGAGAAGACATAGAACTTCCTGACGTTCCAGCAGAACCAATCACAGAGGAAGCGAGTACACAACCAG agaGAAGGGCGAGGAATACAGAGCAGGAGATGTTGTCGGTATAA